Proteins encoded by one window of Polaribacter haliotis:
- a CDS encoding DUF4129 domain-containing protein — MKNIVLLLFCVLFSGITISQETEKDSIEVVQDSIKDSKPVVKDSTIYIKSIEYSEKREFTDNLKTKYSDKDFIYTEEPEKEKNDSPPMNLGFLRAFVSFLKVVFPFLLGGFIIFVILKIALGSEIGFWNIKKGKKKTTEKLIYEDEDIHEIDLEVLLKQAIANVNYRLAIRYYYLSVLKVLSNKKLIDYHKEKTNSEYTFELENKELREQFSYLSYVYTYVWYGEFAIDKANFENVQQKYESFKNKVGK; from the coding sequence ATGAAAAACATTGTTTTACTCCTTTTTTGTGTGCTGTTTTCTGGAATAACAATTTCTCAGGAAACTGAAAAAGATTCCATAGAAGTTGTACAAGATTCTATAAAAGATTCGAAGCCAGTTGTAAAAGATTCCACAATTTATATAAAATCGATTGAGTATTCAGAAAAAAGGGAATTTACAGACAATTTAAAGACCAAATATTCTGATAAAGATTTTATTTACACAGAAGAACCTGAAAAAGAAAAAAACGACTCCCCTCCTATGAATTTAGGTTTTTTAAGAGCGTTTGTTTCTTTTCTAAAAGTAGTATTTCCATTTTTATTGGGAGGTTTTATCATTTTTGTTATTCTTAAAATTGCTTTAGGGTCAGAAATTGGTTTTTGGAACATAAAAAAAGGAAAAAAGAAAACTACAGAGAAACTTATTTATGAAGATGAAGATATCCATGAAATAGATTTAGAAGTTCTATTAAAACAAGCAATTGCAAATGTTAATTATAGGCTTGCCATTCGCTATTATTACTTATCTGTTTTAAAAGTATTATCAAATAAAAAACTCATTGATTATCACAAAGAAAAAACAAATTCAGAATATACTTTTGAGCTAGAAAACAAAGAGTTAAGGGAACAATTTTCTTACCTTTCTTATGTTTATACCTATGTTTGGTATGGAGAATTTGCAATAGACAAAGCAAATTTCGAAAATGTACAGCAGAAATACGAATCGTTTAAAAACAAGGTTGGCAAATGA
- a CDS encoding RDD family protein, with protein MKTLQIKTAQNVNIKFRVANVGMRLLAFTADNVFKFAYLYIVYTVFDFAALEKVFNGDNWTVQAISVLVLIPVTFYSLYTEILLDGQTIGKKLLKIKVINEDGFKPSISDYIMRWFLRIVDFNLFILIAVYIYSVDVPNEDLIIGLLFIFGKLVGLLLIIFTKKNQRFGDIIANTVVIYLKDEVKFSDTILMNLENEYIPTYPNVIQLSDNDVRIIKDTFKSAKKFNDYKTQIKLRSKIQEVTGIVSKHKSDAAFIETVLKDYNFYTQKM; from the coding sequence ATGAAAACACTCCAAATAAAAACAGCACAAAATGTAAACATCAAATTTAGGGTTGCCAATGTTGGTATGCGCTTGTTGGCATTTACTGCAGACAATGTTTTTAAGTTTGCTTACTTGTACATTGTGTACACCGTTTTTGATTTTGCTGCGCTCGAAAAAGTCTTTAATGGCGATAATTGGACTGTGCAAGCAATTAGTGTCTTGGTTTTAATTCCTGTAACATTTTATTCTTTATACACCGAAATTTTATTAGACGGACAAACCATTGGAAAAAAGTTGCTTAAAATTAAAGTAATTAACGAAGACGGATTTAAGCCCAGCATTTCCGACTATATAATGCGTTGGTTTCTTAGAATCGTAGATTTTAATTTGTTTATTCTAATTGCGGTTTATATTTATTCTGTAGATGTGCCTAATGAAGATCTTATTATAGGATTGCTCTTTATTTTCGGAAAATTAGTAGGCTTATTACTCATTATTTTTACAAAGAAGAATCAGCGTTTTGGAGATATTATTGCAAATACAGTCGTAATTTATTTAAAAGACGAAGTAAAATTTTCTGATACCATTTTAATGAATCTAGAAAATGAATATATACCAACTTACCCAAATGTTATTCAATTATCGGATAACGACGTTCGTATTATAAAAGACACCTTTAAAAGTGCAAAGAAATTTAACGACTATAAGACCCAAATAAAACTCCGTTCTAAAATACAAGAAGTTACAGGAATTGTTTCTAAGCATAAAAGTGATGCTGCATTTATAGAAACCGTATTAAAAGATTATAATTTTTATACACAAAAAATGTAA
- a CDS encoding stage II sporulation protein M yields the protein MREVAFIKQNKEKWLEFEQVISNKKKKSPDDIANLHIKIMNDLVYAQTYYPKSKVTSYLNKLAKSSFDKVYHAKRRDQNVFLYFFFDKVPLLAYQYRKYIYLSFAFFFICFFIGLLSTFNDESFARQILGNEYVDQTIENIESGDAMAIYKGGSNWGTFIGIYNHNQRIGLNMFLSGLFLGLGTGYYIVVNAIMVAVFQAFFYQYNSLFDSLKGIWIHGTYEIFGIIIEAATGYIIGASILFPGTLKRFESFKKGVRDAFYIFISTIPFTLAAAFLEGYVTRYSNTMPTIFCFAIIFFSLGTIGYYYLILPFKVAKKHQLR from the coding sequence ATGAGAGAGGTCGCTTTTATAAAGCAAAATAAAGAAAAATGGCTCGAATTTGAACAAGTAATTTCAAATAAAAAGAAAAAAAGTCCAGACGACATAGCCAACCTGCATATAAAAATCATGAACGATTTGGTATATGCGCAAACCTATTATCCTAAAAGCAAAGTTACTTCTTATCTTAATAAATTGGCTAAGAGTAGTTTCGATAAAGTTTATCATGCTAAAAGAAGAGACCAGAATGTGTTTTTATATTTCTTTTTTGATAAAGTACCACTACTCGCCTACCAATACAGAAAATACATTTATTTGTCTTTTGCCTTCTTTTTTATCTGTTTTTTTATTGGATTGCTCTCTACTTTTAATGATGAAAGTTTTGCAAGACAAATATTAGGAAACGAATATGTAGACCAAACCATCGAAAATATAGAAAGTGGAGATGCTATGGCTATTTATAAAGGAGGAAGCAACTGGGGTACATTTATTGGAATTTACAACCACAACCAAAGAATTGGTTTAAATATGTTCTTATCTGGCTTGTTTTTAGGATTGGGAACAGGATATTATATTGTGGTAAATGCGATTATGGTGGCTGTTTTTCAAGCTTTTTTCTATCAATATAATAGTTTGTTTGACAGTTTAAAGGGAATATGGATTCATGGAACCTACGAAATATTCGGAATTATTATTGAAGCAGCCACTGGTTATATTATTGGTGCAAGTATTTTATTTCCAGGTACTTTAAAACGTTTCGAGTCTTTTAAAAAAGGAGTTAGAGATGCATTTTATATATTTATAAGTACCATTCCGTTTACGTTAGCAGCGGCATTTTTAGAAGGGTATGTAACCAGGTATTCCAATACAATGCCTACGATTTTTTGTTTTGCAATTATTTTCTTTAGTCTAGGAACCATTGGTTATTATTATTTAATACTGCCTTTTAAAGTGGCCAAAAAACACCAATTGCGCTAA
- a CDS encoding MFS transporter, with protein sequence MQERSLQRISLSTYFLLSGICFSSWASRIPTIKDNFNFSEEQLGNMLMILPASAVIGIPLSGWLVSKYDSRIPQQFAYVFFAISLLLIGFATSLPLLIFALFLFAVSLRILNISINTQSISLQEKFEKRIVGAFHGLWSIGGVVGVLFTTLMLQLNISIQVHFLIVAVFTLLTIFVAYPYLIKNDKAKGGNKFKLEKPNKYIMLLGFMVFLAAICEGGMYDWNGVYFKDVVKEEVFTYGYLLFMVCMSIYRLTIDSLIDYFGMKKLYFLSSFLIMTGVSIAILIPEFWPALIGFCLVGIGVSGLFPMTFILAGKAKKYSTGIVISIIGTYSTVGMFLGPPLIGYLAAYFGLQKAFIVFIIGGFLFIPLTLSVFNHLKKHLE encoded by the coding sequence ACAACGAATTTCACTTTCAACCTATTTTTTACTGTCTGGTATTTGTTTTTCTTCTTGGGCATCAAGAATTCCAACTATAAAAGACAATTTCAACTTTAGTGAAGAGCAATTAGGAAATATGCTAATGATACTGCCAGCAAGTGCTGTTATTGGTATTCCGCTTTCTGGTTGGTTGGTCTCAAAATACGATAGTAGAATACCACAACAATTTGCCTATGTGTTTTTTGCGATATCGCTTTTATTAATTGGTTTTGCAACAAGTTTGCCCTTACTTATTTTTGCATTGTTTCTATTTGCGGTAAGTTTAAGAATCTTAAACATCTCTATAAATACACAATCTATTTCTTTACAGGAAAAATTTGAAAAACGGATTGTTGGTGCTTTTCATGGTTTGTGGAGTATTGGTGGAGTAGTAGGTGTTTTATTTACCACCTTAATGTTACAACTAAACATTTCTATTCAAGTCCATTTTTTAATAGTTGCTGTATTTACATTGCTTACTATTTTTGTTGCATACCCATATTTAATAAAAAACGACAAGGCCAAAGGAGGCAATAAATTTAAGTTAGAAAAGCCAAACAAATACATTATGCTATTAGGCTTTATGGTATTTCTTGCGGCCATTTGTGAAGGGGGAATGTACGATTGGAATGGCGTTTACTTTAAAGATGTGGTAAAAGAAGAAGTTTTTACCTACGGATATTTACTTTTTATGGTTTGCATGTCTATATATCGATTAACAATAGACAGCCTAATTGATTATTTTGGAATGAAAAAATTATATTTTTTAAGTTCCTTTTTAATAATGACTGGAGTTTCAATTGCGATATTAATTCCTGAATTCTGGCCTGCATTAATAGGGTTTTGTTTGGTAGGAATAGGAGTTTCTGGGCTGTTTCCTATGACCTTTATATTGGCAGGTAAAGCAAAAAAATATTCCACAGGAATCGTTATTTCCATCATAGGAACCTATTCTACAGTGGGCATGTTTTTAGGGCCACCTTTAATTGGGTATTTAGCAGCGTATTTTGGTTTGCAAAAAGCGTTTATCGTATTTATAATTGGTGGATTTCTTTTTATTCCATTAACCCTAAGTGTATTCAATCATTTAAAAAAACATTTAGAATAA